Proteins encoded together in one Cyanobium sp. WAJ14-Wanaka window:
- the sepF gene encoding cell division protein SepF — MQSAFGDWRPEVVVFRPTRFAEAEWIVHNVREQKTVLVQASGMEVGEAQRLIDFVAGGVEALDGHAECLGPLTFVFAPELVSLRRDSGSPLA; from the coding sequence ATGCAAAGTGCTTTTGGCGATTGGCGACCGGAGGTGGTGGTGTTCAGGCCCACCCGTTTTGCCGAGGCGGAGTGGATTGTCCACAACGTGCGGGAGCAGAAAACCGTGCTGGTCCAGGCCAGCGGCATGGAGGTGGGCGAGGCCCAACGCCTGATTGATTTCGTGGCTGGTGGGGTGGAAGCCCTTGATGGCCATGCCGAGTGCCTGGGGCCCCTCACCTTTGTGTTTGCCCCCGAGTTGGTTTCCCTGCGCCGCGATTCAGGCTCCCCCCTGGCCTAG
- a CDS encoding NAD(P)-binding protein, with amino-acid sequence MAPTARPSTSQSIAVIGAGVAGCALVAQLRRLGVQSPISLWETGRGPGGRASTRFSRLDGGFRLDHGAPLLNLSGAPDPQLLAPLLEGGWLEPWAGRAARLEGEAQLRLDLADAYGLGGLWVGKGGMHQLGKGLLQLAGPEVEQHFGSFVRHLQRPRGGPWRLLGVGRELLVEADWLVLSSTLLAHPRSQLLFGWPEAPLKTAAASLGDLQLDHALTTIAGIRVEARSNLLLVIPEGWAHAWLDLPFGLLHCDGPAQQRWGIRRVSIQPLADGRCGVVVHSSDVFAADHLDVYGSHSAVATMLQLPPDGGREETVISALTSALVQMLAPWLGDAAGWQSRLETLGASERQLMRWAAAFPVAPGLPTELMFCRQSRVGFCGDYLAGVGFGRIEGAWRRGEELAALLVNQLQRH; translated from the coding sequence ATGGCTCCAACGGCTAGACCTTCGACCTCCCAGTCCATCGCCGTCATCGGTGCTGGTGTGGCCGGTTGCGCCCTGGTGGCCCAGCTGCGTCGCCTGGGGGTGCAGTCACCGATCAGTCTCTGGGAAACGGGTAGGGGCCCGGGCGGCAGGGCCAGCACCCGCTTCTCCCGCCTCGATGGGGGCTTTCGCCTCGACCATGGGGCGCCCCTGCTCAACCTCAGCGGTGCGCCCGATCCGCAGCTTTTGGCTCCCCTCCTGGAGGGGGGCTGGCTGGAGCCCTGGGCTGGCCGGGCGGCACGGCTAGAGGGCGAGGCCCAGCTGCGGCTGGACCTGGCTGATGCCTATGGCCTGGGCGGGCTTTGGGTGGGGAAGGGCGGCATGCACCAGCTGGGCAAGGGGCTGTTGCAGCTCGCCGGCCCCGAGGTTGAGCAGCATTTCGGCAGCTTTGTGCGGCATCTGCAGCGCCCGCGCGGTGGGCCCTGGCGCCTGCTGGGCGTAGGTCGGGAGCTGCTGGTTGAGGCCGATTGGCTGGTGTTGAGCAGCACCCTGCTTGCCCATCCCCGCAGCCAATTGCTCTTTGGCTGGCCGGAAGCGCCCCTAAAAACGGCCGCGGCGAGCCTTGGCGACCTCCAACTCGACCATGCCCTTACCACCATTGCCGGCATTCGCGTAGAGGCCCGCAGCAACCTGCTGCTGGTGATCCCCGAGGGCTGGGCCCATGCCTGGCTCGACCTGCCTTTTGGCTTGCTGCACTGTGATGGCCCTGCCCAGCAGCGCTGGGGCATCCGGCGGGTTTCGATCCAACCCCTGGCCGATGGTCGCTGTGGGGTGGTGGTGCACTCCAGCGACGTTTTCGCCGCCGACCATCTCGATGTCTACGGCAGCCATTCCGCCGTGGCCACCATGCTCCAGCTACCCCCCGATGGGGGTAGGGAGGAAACGGTGATCTCTGCCCTCACCTCGGCCCTGGTGCAGATGCTGGCCCCCTGGCTGGGGGATGCCGCTGGCTGGCAGAGCCGGCTTGAAACCCTGGGGGCCAGCGAACGGCAGTTGATGCGCTGGGCGGCGGCCTTCCCCGTGGCGCCCGGCTTGCCCACCGAATTGATGTTCTGCCGCCAGAGCCGCGTGGGCTTCTGCGGCGACTACCTGGCCGGGGTGGGCTTTGGCCGGATCGAAGGGGCCTGGCGCCGGGGCGAGGAGTTGGCGGCGCTGCTGGTCAACCAGCTGCAGCGGCACTAG
- a CDS encoding GAP family protein, with protein MVSLALLTPSLITKSSLFGIVIAFSPLHIGVVSLLLLGRSPVQRALTYVAGWAAANALAITVLMVIGEAFSISLSHGEREQVLIDLLGAGALIGLGLYQLTPQANLGEEGMALKLMNQLPDFSSLALVGVGAASALLTPENLVFYLKEAGLLLLNEPGLTADAEVTGIFTLVASSLLLLPPLAWLVSGGAIREPLAKLENWLQHKAEWLVGVLALFLGAYLLYEGLHGLNQMGALA; from the coding sequence TTGGTCTCCCTGGCCCTGCTCACCCCATCCCTGATTACCAAGTCTTCGCTGTTTGGCATCGTCATTGCCTTCAGCCCCCTCCACATTGGGGTGGTGAGCCTCCTATTGCTGGGCCGCTCGCCGGTGCAACGGGCCCTCACCTATGTGGCCGGCTGGGCTGCGGCCAATGCCCTGGCCATCACTGTCTTGATGGTCATCGGTGAGGCCTTCTCGATCAGCCTTAGCCATGGCGAAAGGGAGCAGGTATTGATCGACCTGCTCGGTGCTGGTGCCCTAATTGGCCTGGGGCTCTACCAGCTGACGCCCCAGGCAAACCTGGGGGAAGAGGGCATGGCCCTCAAGTTGATGAACCAACTGCCCGACTTCAGCAGCCTGGCCCTGGTGGGCGTGGGTGCGGCAAGCGCCCTGCTCACCCCAGAAAATTTGGTTTTCTACCTAAAAGAAGCGGGACTGCTGCTGCTCAATGAACCGGGCCTAACCGCTGATGCCGAGGTGACCGGCATCTTCACCTTGGTGGCCAGCTCCCTGCTGCTGTTGCCCCCCCTGGCCTGGCTGGTGAGTGGCGGGGCGATTCGCGAACCCCTCGCCAAATTGGAAAACTGGCTCCAGCACAAGGCCGAATGGCTGGTGGGCGTGCTGGCTCTTTTCCTTGGCGCCTACCTGCTCTACGAGGGCCTGCATGGCCTCAACCAGATGGGTGCGCTGGCTTAA
- a CDS encoding nucleotidyltransferase family protein: protein MNPVDLRTSISRDQVVALLTQHLPEWRRLYGIQELALFGSMARNQASENSDVDLCVSLDPPNPFALVHFQQAVQQQLGRRVDVVTRWPGMNPALMNEIQQDAISI, encoded by the coding sequence ATGAACCCAGTCGATTTAAGAACCTCAATCAGCCGCGACCAGGTCGTTGCGCTGCTAACGCAGCACTTACCGGAATGGCGCAGGCTTTATGGCATCCAGGAGCTTGCCCTGTTCGGCTCCATGGCCCGCAATCAAGCTTCTGAAAACAGTGATGTGGACCTGTGCGTGAGCCTGGATCCCCCCAATCCCTTCGCACTGGTTCACTTTCAGCAGGCCGTACAGCAGCAGCTAGGCAGGCGCGTGGATGTTGTGACTCGCTGGCCCGGCATGAATCCGGCCCTGATGAATGAGATCCAGCAAGATGCGATTTCCATCTGA
- a CDS encoding DUF86 domain-containing protein has product MRFPSEQEERLAVSVISQMLSLIESVLKRMKTVYSATDLSKTEAGRLLLDAVCMQYLALGEAVKQLDKLTGFTLQEQVPEQDGKGMMGFRDVLAHQYFNIDPRQVLWITQEALPSLLQNLKQIKASCEASG; this is encoded by the coding sequence ATGCGATTTCCATCTGAACAAGAGGAGCGGCTTGCGGTATCCGTCATCTCTCAGATGCTCAGCCTGATTGAGTCAGTCTTGAAGCGCATGAAGACCGTTTATTCTGCGACTGATCTCTCCAAAACAGAAGCAGGCCGTTTGCTTCTGGATGCGGTCTGCATGCAGTATCTAGCTCTTGGTGAAGCAGTCAAACAGCTCGATAAACTCACTGGCTTTACATTGCAAGAGCAAGTCCCGGAGCAAGACGGGAAAGGAATGATGGGCTTTCGGGATGTACTGGCCCATCAGTATTTCAATATTGATCCCCGCCAGGTTCTTTGGATCACACAAGAGGCGTTGCCTTCTCTTCTCCAGAACCTCAAACAGATCAAGGCTTCCTGTGAAGCTTCTGGATAG
- a CDS encoding type II toxin-antitoxin system Phd/YefM family antitoxin: protein MTIWPVQHAKARFSELLDACQREGPQVVSRRGTEAAVLVPIEQWHRLQAAARPSLKQLLLAPNARIEELVPPRGGARRRAVVEL from the coding sequence ATGACCATCTGGCCTGTGCAGCACGCAAAGGCGCGCTTCAGTGAGTTGCTCGACGCCTGTCAGAGGGAAGGCCCCCAGGTGGTGTCGCGGCGCGGCACCGAAGCCGCGGTACTCGTGCCAATCGAGCAGTGGCATCGCCTACAGGCTGCCGCCAGGCCCAGCCTCAAGCAGCTGTTACTGGCACCTAATGCCCGTATCGAAGAGCTTGTGCCACCCCGCGGTGGTGCCCGCCGTCGGGCTGTGGTGGAGCTGTAG
- a CDS encoding type II toxin-antitoxin system VapC family toxin produces the protein MAFLLDTNVVSELRKRSPHGGVLAWIQNVDDADLYLASVTIGEIQAGIEITREQDPAKAGEIEDWLEQVCTTFNILNMDGPAFRRWAQLMHRQSETLYEDAMIAAIAKVHQLTVVTRNVADFSRLDVPLLNPFTGGG, from the coding sequence ATGGCCTTTTTGCTCGACACCAACGTGGTGTCTGAACTACGCAAGCGAAGCCCCCATGGCGGCGTGCTCGCCTGGATTCAAAATGTTGATGATGCCGATCTGTATCTCGCCAGCGTGACCATCGGCGAAATCCAGGCCGGAATCGAAATCACCCGAGAACAGGACCCTGCCAAAGCAGGCGAGATTGAAGACTGGCTTGAGCAGGTCTGCACCACCTTCAACATCCTCAACATGGATGGCCCTGCATTTCGCCGGTGGGCACAGCTGATGCACCGCCAGTCCGAAACCCTCTACGAGGACGCGATGATCGCCGCCATCGCCAAGGTGCATCAGCTCACGGTGGTTACCCGCAACGTGGCCGATTTCAGCCGTTTAGATGTTCCCCTGCTGAACCCATTCACTGGGGGCGGCTAG
- a CDS encoding type II toxin-antitoxin system VapC family toxin codes for MSSSESYLLDSHALLWWWFDPDRLSTAVRELLSNPATPVLVSAASVWELSLKHHQGKLPELDGAINDLSGLLQADGFEGLPISLAHGLRAGAYSQPHRDPFDRMLAAQAELDHLVLLSADPQLSTFPCQILW; via the coding sequence ATGAGCAGTAGCGAGTCCTATTTGCTCGACAGCCACGCTTTGCTGTGGTGGTGGTTTGATCCCGATCGCCTCTCCACCGCAGTGCGCGAGCTGCTCAGCAACCCAGCCACGCCAGTGCTGGTGAGTGCGGCTTCTGTCTGGGAGCTCAGCCTCAAGCACCACCAGGGCAAGCTGCCCGAACTGGACGGCGCCATCAACGATCTGTCTGGTTTACTGCAGGCCGATGGCTTTGAAGGTTTGCCGATCTCCCTGGCCCATGGCCTGCGGGCGGGCGCTTACAGCCAGCCCCACCGTGATCCCTTTGATCGCATGCTGGCCGCCCAGGCCGAACTGGATCATCTGGTGCTGCTCAGCGCCGATCCCCAGCTCTCCACCTTCCCCTGCCAAATCCTCTGGTGA
- a CDS encoding type II toxin-antitoxin system Phd/YefM family antitoxin: MAKLTQLMAEGAMQGDSMRMVNVHQAKTHLSRLIDEAHAGETIVLAKAGKPWARLMPLAPPVPQRIPGRLRSRGPLSQPNVLLEPIDPSELELWESSPLLAEVPQP, from the coding sequence ATGGCTAAACTAACTCAGTTAATGGCAGAGGGTGCCATGCAGGGGGATTCCATGCGAATGGTGAACGTGCACCAGGCCAAAACCCATCTGTCGCGCCTGATCGATGAGGCCCATGCCGGTGAAACCATCGTGCTCGCCAAGGCCGGCAAACCCTGGGCGCGGCTGATGCCCCTGGCGCCGCCGGTTCCCCAGCGCATCCCTGGCCGGTTGCGCAGCCGGGGTCCCCTCAGCCAGCCCAACGTGCTGCTCGAACCCATCGACCCCAGTGAGCTGGAGCTCTGGGAATCGAGCCCCCTGCTGGCTGAGGTGCCGCAGCCATGA
- a CDS encoding DUF433 domain-containing protein produces MTNLLDRITIQPAICHGKPTIRGLRYPVELLLDLLAAGASHQEILSDYPDLEDADICAALAYAAQLTRVQSVELLSA; encoded by the coding sequence ATGACCAATCTGCTCGATCGCATCACCATCCAGCCAGCCATCTGCCACGGCAAGCCCACTATCCGCGGCCTGCGCTACCCAGTTGAGCTTCTGCTCGATCTGCTCGCCGCTGGGGCCAGCCATCAAGAGATCCTCTCTGATTATCCGGATCTTGAGGACGCTGACATTTGCGCTGCACTGGCCTATGCCGCACAACTGACCCGCGTGCAGAGTGTTGAACTGCTCTCCGCATGA
- a CDS encoding DUF5615 family PIN-like protein, translating to MNSLPAEGCDTLHTLDLPDGNRTPDALISTLADQQQRVVFSKDTDFIQSHLLQGTPRQLLVIAKGNIRNAELSALVLNALPLLKNLFAAHQLVELHRSAIIIRQ from the coding sequence ATGAATTCACTGCCGGCTGAAGGTTGCGACACACTGCATACGTTGGATCTTCCGGATGGCAACCGCACACCCGATGCATTGATTAGCACACTTGCTGATCAACAACAAAGAGTGGTCTTTAGCAAAGATACTGACTTCATCCAGAGCCATCTACTGCAAGGCACGCCGAGGCAGCTGCTGGTAATCGCCAAAGGCAATATCCGCAATGCAGAGCTCAGCGCACTTGTGCTCAATGCACTTCCTCTTCTAAAAAACCTTTTTGCAGCACACCAACTGGTTGAGTTGCATCGCTCCGCCATTATCATTCGCCAATAA
- a CDS encoding helix-turn-helix transcriptional regulator, whose product MPSPQLLEEYSQFFRLLSEPARLQLLSQLKRGGAMDVVSLIDATGFSQSHISRQLGQLQRAGLVRCERDGVRTIWETEGDLVDQLCNLVQSRLKQRLENQLLQFQST is encoded by the coding sequence ATGCCCTCCCCCCAGCTGCTGGAGGAATACAGCCAGTTCTTTCGGCTGCTGAGCGAGCCAGCAAGGTTGCAGTTGCTCAGTCAGCTCAAGCGCGGCGGCGCCATGGATGTGGTCTCCCTGATTGATGCCACAGGCTTTTCCCAGTCCCACATCAGCCGTCAGCTCGGCCAGCTGCAGCGGGCGGGCCTGGTGCGCTGCGAGCGTGATGGTGTCCGCACGATTTGGGAAACCGAGGGTGATCTGGTCGATCAGTTGTGCAATCTTGTCCAATCCCGCCTTAAGCAAAGGCTTGAAAACCAGTTGCTGCAATTCCAATCCACCTAA
- a CDS encoding calcium/sodium antiporter, giving the protein MAYGLSLVEIVVGILLLFGGGELFVAGSVAISLLLGIPQIVIGLTVVSLGTSAPELFVSLISTLQGGSGGDALAVSNIVGSNIFNVLVVLGVSALVMPLRVKSRLVRRDVPLLLGVSMFTWGMASGGRLTWQAGLALLTGTVLNLLWEMRSAKEEPAEVQEEFENEGQASAPVAAIKLAAGLGLLIWGSQLLVKGATAAALGLGVSETVIGLTIVAAGTSMPELVTSVVAAYRGKADLAIGNVVGSNLLNQLVILGICATVSGTRGLGVDPLMVARDFPIMVLTTLVCVPIFSSGGVITRLEGGLLLGLYGLYLVEQLVLNMLPAAVDEFRLVVLVAVLPAVLVFVTWSALAWMRKSRTT; this is encoded by the coding sequence ATGGCCTACGGCTTGAGTTTGGTTGAGATCGTGGTGGGGATCCTGCTGCTATTTGGCGGCGGCGAGCTGTTTGTGGCGGGATCCGTAGCCATTTCCCTGCTGCTGGGGATCCCCCAGATCGTGATTGGTCTGACGGTGGTGTCGCTTGGCACCAGTGCCCCCGAGCTGTTTGTAAGCCTTATTTCCACCCTCCAGGGCGGCAGCGGCGGCGATGCCCTGGCCGTTAGCAACATTGTGGGCTCCAATATTTTCAACGTGCTGGTGGTGTTGGGGGTCAGTGCCCTGGTGATGCCCCTGCGGGTCAAGAGTCGCCTGGTAAGGCGGGATGTGCCCTTGCTGTTGGGGGTTTCGATGTTCACCTGGGGAATGGCATCCGGGGGACGGCTCACCTGGCAAGCCGGCCTGGCCCTACTCACGGGCACGGTGCTGAACCTGCTGTGGGAAATGCGCAGCGCCAAGGAGGAGCCCGCCGAGGTGCAGGAGGAATTTGAAAACGAAGGCCAGGCTTCTGCCCCCGTAGCGGCCATCAAGTTGGCGGCGGGATTGGGGCTGTTGATTTGGGGCTCCCAACTGCTGGTGAAAGGGGCCACCGCTGCAGCCCTCGGGCTGGGGGTAAGTGAAACCGTTATTGGTCTGACGATCGTGGCAGCGGGCACCTCGATGCCAGAGCTGGTGACCTCCGTGGTGGCGGCCTATCGGGGCAAGGCGGATTTGGCGATCGGCAACGTGGTCGGCAGCAATCTGCTCAACCAATTAGTGATCTTGGGGATTTGCGCCACCGTTTCCGGGACCCGCGGGCTGGGGGTTGATCCCCTAATGGTGGCTAGGGATTTTCCGATCATGGTGCTCACCACCCTGGTCTGCGTGCCAATTTTCTCGAGTGGTGGCGTGATCACCAGGCTGGAAGGCGGTCTGCTCTTGGGGCTCTATGGCCTCTATCTGGTGGAGCAACTGGTGCTGAATATGCTCCCCGCGGCAGTGGATGAATTTCGGCTGGTGGTTTTGGTGGCGGTTCTGCCGGCGGTGCTGGTGTTTGTCACCTGGAGCGCCTTGGCCTGGATGAGGAAATCCCGAACTACCTAA
- a CDS encoding cation:proton antiporter: protein MFPIPPLLLEFSSHQLEVAETLIQVGRFVVIFIAARAIAEVMVRLQLPTILGELVAGVLIGVSGLHLIVPPETQAQIGAGVAGLLASLAEISPDAVREIYAETFPNLQSVSLLGLYALLFLTGLESELDELVAVGVQATTVAVAGVVLPFVLGTAGLYFLFHVPLIPAVFAGAAMTATSIGITASVFGELKWLKRREGQIVIGAAVLDDIIGIVILAVVVAIVGGGAFSVGPVLKLCLVAVAFVAVALVLSRKAAPAFDWLVDQLKAPGDVAVASFLVLTLCCFVAQAIGLEAALGAFAAGLILSASKHSHDIEAAVKPLMALFATVFFVLIGTGLDLSVLNPFDPANREGLIVAAFLLLVAIAGKVAAGWSYLSAEPTNRLVVGLGMMPRGEVGLIFLGLGSQAGILTPALEAAILLMVIGTTFLAPILLRLVIPAET from the coding sequence ATGTTCCCCATTCCCCCGCTGCTCTTGGAGTTCAGTTCCCACCAGCTCGAGGTGGCGGAGACCCTGATTCAGGTGGGCCGCTTTGTGGTGATCTTCATTGCCGCCCGGGCCATTGCCGAGGTGATGGTGCGGCTGCAGCTGCCCACGATCCTGGGGGAGCTGGTGGCCGGCGTGTTGATCGGCGTCTCGGGCCTGCACCTGATTGTGCCGCCCGAAACCCAGGCCCAGATTGGTGCGGGAGTTGCCGGGCTGTTGGCCTCCTTAGCCGAGATCAGCCCGGATGCGGTGCGGGAGATCTATGCCGAAACCTTCCCAAACCTGCAGTCGGTTTCCCTTTTGGGGCTGTATGCCCTGCTGTTTTTGACTGGCCTGGAAAGCGAGCTGGATGAATTGGTGGCCGTGGGCGTGCAGGCCACCACGGTGGCCGTGGCCGGGGTGGTGCTGCCCTTTGTGCTGGGTACGGCCGGCCTCTACTTCCTATTCCATGTGCCGCTGATCCCTGCGGTGTTTGCGGGGGCTGCCATGACGGCCACCTCAATCGGGATCACCGCCAGTGTGTTTGGTGAGCTCAAGTGGCTTAAGCGCCGTGAGGGCCAAATCGTGATCGGCGCTGCCGTGCTCGACGACATCATCGGCATCGTGATCCTGGCGGTGGTGGTTGCGATCGTGGGTGGGGGGGCCTTCAGCGTGGGTCCGGTGCTGAAGCTTTGCCTGGTGGCGGTGGCGTTTGTGGCCGTAGCCCTGGTGCTGAGTCGTAAGGCAGCCCCGGCCTTCGACTGGCTGGTGGACCAGCTCAAGGCCCCAGGTGATGTGGCGGTGGCGAGCTTTCTCGTGCTCACCCTCTGCTGTTTTGTTGCCCAGGCGATTGGCCTGGAGGCGGCCCTGGGGGCATTTGCCGCCGGCCTGATCCTCAGCGCCTCCAAGCACTCCCACGACATTGAAGCCGCCGTAAAGCCCCTGATGGCCCTGTTTGCCACCGTCTTTTTCGTGCTGATCGGCACCGGCCTAGATCTGTCGGTGCTCAATCCCTTCGATCCGGCCAACCGGGAGGGCCTGATCGTGGCGGCCTTCCTGCTTTTGGTGGCGATTGCCGGCAAGGTGGCCGCTGGCTGGAGTTACTTGAGTGCCGAACCCACCAATCGACTCGTGGTGGGACTGGGGATGATGCCCCGCGGCGAAGTGGGTCTGATCTTTTTGGGCCTGGGTAGCCAGGCTGGGATTCTTACCCCTGCCCTGGAGGCTGCGATTTTGTTGATGGTGATCGGCACCACCTTCCTGGCTCCAATCCTGTTGAGGCTTGTGATCCCAGCCGAGACTTAG
- the bioA gene encoding adenosylmethionine--8-amino-7-oxononanoate transaminase: protein MSWHPHLWHPTTQVAVAPEPLRVLGARGCLLELEDGRRLIDAISSWWVTLHGHAEPSIAAAIGRQALELEQVIFANFSHGPAEQLATRLAALTGLNRLFFSDNGSTAVEVALKIAWQWWRNQGSDRRQLIAFEGAYHGDTFGAMALGDRSIFTDPYDALLFDVARIPWPHTHWGDENLEQREAESLRQLEIALQTPTAALIVEPLIQGASGMRMVRASFLREVQKLLKASGALLIADEVMAGFGRTGSLFASQRAALQPDLMALSKGLTGGFLPMGATMASERLYQGFISENPSHTFFHGHSFTANPLGCAAALASLDLLQQNPERFQQFEARHIPQLEQLSLHSQVARVRCLGTMAAFELESGANSYLNPVGRLIQRLCLEKGVFLRPLGNVVYLLPPLGISDSQLQQCYGALEWAISQLP, encoded by the coding sequence ATGAGCTGGCATCCCCACCTCTGGCACCCCACCACCCAGGTGGCGGTGGCCCCCGAACCCCTGCGGGTGTTGGGGGCTAGGGGCTGCCTACTGGAACTGGAGGACGGCCGTCGCCTGATCGATGCGATCAGCAGCTGGTGGGTGACCCTGCACGGCCACGCCGAACCGAGCATCGCCGCCGCCATCGGCCGCCAGGCCCTGGAGCTGGAGCAGGTGATCTTCGCCAACTTCAGCCATGGCCCCGCCGAGCAGCTGGCCACCCGCCTGGCCGCCCTCACCGGGCTGAACCGGCTGTTCTTCTCCGACAACGGCTCCACCGCCGTGGAGGTGGCCCTCAAGATCGCCTGGCAGTGGTGGCGCAACCAGGGCAGCGACCGGCGCCAGTTGATCGCCTTTGAGGGGGCATACCACGGCGACACCTTCGGGGCGATGGCCCTGGGTGACCGCTCGATCTTCACCGACCCCTACGACGCCCTCCTATTTGATGTAGCGCGAATCCCCTGGCCCCACACCCATTGGGGTGACGAAAACCTCGAACAGCGCGAGGCCGAATCCCTGCGCCAGCTTGAGATCGCCCTGCAAACCCCCACGGCGGCCCTGATCGTGGAACCCCTGATCCAGGGGGCCTCCGGCATGCGCATGGTGCGCGCCAGCTTCCTAAGGGAGGTGCAAAAGCTCCTAAAAGCCAGTGGTGCCCTACTAATTGCCGATGAGGTAATGGCGGGCTTTGGCCGCACCGGCTCCCTATTTGCCAGCCAGAGGGCTGCCCTCCAGCCCGACCTAATGGCCCTCTCCAAGGGGCTCACCGGGGGGTTCCTGCCGATGGGGGCAACCATGGCCAGTGAGCGGCTCTACCAGGGCTTCATTAGCGAAAACCCCAGCCACACCTTTTTTCACGGCCATAGCTTCACCGCCAACCCCCTCGGTTGCGCCGCAGCCCTGGCCAGCCTCGATTTACTCCAGCAAAATCCGGAGCGCTTCCAGCAATTTGAGGCCCGCCACATTCCCCAACTGGAGCAACTAAGCCTCCATAGCCAGGTGGCTCGGGTGCGCTGCCTGGGCACCATGGCCGCCTTTGAACTGGAATCGGGAGCCAACAGCTACCTAAACCCGGTGGGGCGCCTGATCCAGCGGCTTTGCCTGGAGAAGGGGGTATTCCTCAGGCC